A genomic stretch from Glaciecola nitratireducens FR1064 includes:
- a CDS encoding heavy metal translocating P-type ATPase — protein MNNVSKSNTVEAKHACCKPKNTTQPDASDDKITNNLASNDRQSEHHLIVDGASCASCVSKIEKALNSVEGVQSAEMNFAQRTVVVVGNVADASLISAVEIAGYNAKIDTSESEEEAVDEKDKADAKYYKKLIRDMSIALLIGVPLMIYGLAIGEMTVTTSTERLVWFSVGLLTLGVMIFSGKHFYIGAWHSFKNHSANMDTLIALGTGTAWIYSMVVVAVPDLLPLMARHIYFEATAMIIGLINLGLALEVKARGKTSEAIKRLIGLQSKTARVIRDNKDIDIPIENVLLDDLVRVRPGEKISVDGVVTEGHTAIDESMLTGEPMPVEKTQGDKVVAGTINKSGSIVFKATRVGKDTALAQIINMVKRAQNSKPPIGRMADVISAYFVPVIMIIAVLSALAWLNFGPTPSIAFAIVSATTVLIIACPCALGLATPMSVMVGVGKAAEAGVLIRNGEALQSASTITTMILDKTGTITEGAPKVTDVLVANKLTREEVLMFAASIEAGSEHPLAMAIVESAKEQGIEPKKVTGFASIAGQGVEAKLDDSVLLFGNEKLMAKRGINIEAFIDKAQAFAEEAKTPMYFAVNNELAAVIAVADPIKSDSIEAIKRLQNSGIRVVMLTGDNRLTAKAIAEKVGISEYVAEVLPEDKAKKVVELQSDGEIVGMTGDGINDAPALAQANVGFAIGTGTDVAIESADITLMRGSLHGLADAIAVSKATLSNIRQNLFGAFIYNVAGVPIAAGVLYPFFGLLLSPVIAGAAMAFSSLTVVTNANRLRFFKAKEH, from the coding sequence ATGAATAACGTCAGCAAAAGTAACACCGTCGAAGCTAAGCATGCGTGTTGCAAGCCAAAAAATACTACACAGCCAGATGCATCAGACGACAAAATCACGAATAATCTAGCAAGTAACGATCGACAATCAGAACACCATCTCATCGTGGACGGCGCAAGCTGTGCCAGTTGCGTAAGTAAAATTGAAAAAGCACTTAACTCCGTTGAAGGCGTCCAGAGCGCAGAAATGAATTTTGCACAGCGAACCGTGGTAGTTGTCGGCAACGTGGCGGATGCCTCTCTGATTTCAGCGGTTGAAATAGCCGGGTATAACGCAAAAATTGACACAAGCGAATCAGAAGAAGAGGCGGTTGATGAAAAAGACAAGGCTGATGCGAAATACTATAAAAAGTTAATACGCGATATGTCTATTGCTTTGCTGATTGGTGTCCCACTCATGATTTATGGGCTGGCAATTGGTGAAATGACCGTGACGACAAGCACAGAAAGGTTGGTATGGTTCTCCGTAGGGCTATTGACGCTGGGCGTCATGATATTTTCGGGTAAGCATTTTTACATTGGCGCGTGGCACTCTTTTAAAAATCATTCTGCCAACATGGATACCTTAATTGCATTAGGTACAGGCACCGCTTGGATATATTCCATGGTGGTAGTCGCGGTGCCTGACTTACTCCCTCTCATGGCAAGGCACATTTATTTTGAGGCGACTGCGATGATTATCGGTTTAATTAACCTTGGTTTAGCCTTGGAAGTGAAAGCCCGTGGCAAAACCTCTGAAGCGATTAAAAGACTGATTGGTTTGCAGTCTAAAACCGCTAGGGTAATTCGAGACAATAAAGACATTGATATTCCCATTGAAAATGTCCTGCTTGATGATTTGGTGAGAGTGCGCCCGGGTGAAAAAATATCCGTCGATGGTGTGGTGACTGAAGGGCACACAGCGATAGATGAGTCGATGCTAACGGGCGAACCTATGCCTGTCGAGAAAACGCAAGGTGATAAAGTCGTTGCTGGTACTATTAACAAATCTGGCTCGATAGTGTTCAAAGCAACGCGAGTAGGCAAAGATACCGCATTAGCGCAAATCATCAATATGGTGAAGCGAGCTCAAAACTCTAAGCCCCCTATTGGTCGAATGGCAGACGTGATTTCTGCCTATTTTGTGCCGGTTATTATGATCATTGCGGTGTTGAGTGCACTCGCTTGGTTAAATTTTGGACCCACTCCAAGTATTGCTTTTGCCATTGTATCGGCCACGACTGTGTTGATCATTGCCTGCCCCTGTGCACTTGGTTTGGCTACGCCAATGTCGGTCATGGTGGGTGTAGGTAAAGCGGCTGAAGCTGGTGTATTAATAAGAAACGGCGAAGCATTGCAAAGCGCATCAACAATAACAACGATGATTTTAGACAAAACCGGCACGATCACTGAAGGTGCGCCAAAAGTCACCGATGTACTTGTTGCAAATAAGCTAACGCGAGAAGAAGTATTGATGTTCGCCGCGAGCATAGAAGCAGGCTCTGAGCATCCACTGGCAATGGCGATAGTGGAGAGTGCCAAGGAGCAGGGGATCGAGCCTAAAAAGGTCACTGGGTTTGCGTCGATTGCAGGGCAAGGTGTTGAAGCTAAGTTAGATGACAGCGTGCTGTTGTTTGGTAACGAAAAGCTAATGGCTAAGCGCGGCATCAACATAGAAGCGTTCATCGACAAAGCACAAGCATTCGCTGAAGAAGCAAAAACGCCTATGTACTTCGCGGTCAACAATGAGTTAGCGGCGGTAATTGCGGTTGCTGACCCAATTAAAAGTGACTCTATCGAAGCGATTAAACGCTTACAGAACAGCGGTATCCGAGTTGTGATGTTGACAGGTGACAATAGACTCACAGCAAAGGCGATAGCAGAAAAAGTCGGTATCAGTGAATACGTTGCTGAAGTCTTGCCTGAGGACAAAGCAAAGAAAGTCGTTGAGTTGCAAAGTGATGGGGAAATAGTAGGCATGACCGGTGACGGTATCAATGACGCGCCGGCTTTAGCTCAAGCAAATGTTGGCTTTGCTATCGGAACAGGCACTGATGTAGCGATAGAAAGCGCCGATATCACCCTCATGCGGGGTTCTTTGCATGGATTAGCTGATGCAATCGCTGTGAGCAAAGCGACGCTAAGCAATATTAGGCAAAACTTGTTTGGCGCATTTATCTATAACGTGGCTGGCGTGCCCATTGCGGCTGGCGTGCTTTATCCGTTTTTTGGCTTGTTATTGAGCCCAGTGATTGCGGGTGCTGCAATGGCATTTTCCTCACTCACCGTGGTGACAAACGCCAATCGCCTGCGTTTTTTTAAAGCAAAAGAACATTAG
- a CDS encoding manganese efflux pump MntP family protein, whose product MIEIIFLAIALSMDAFAVSLTIGVSNPKQIQKMALLAGLYFGIAQGLMPLFGYLGGVAIFGWLGEYTQWIAFILLLIIGIKMVYEALTSPPEKGVTSKKYSHHALLMLAIATSIDALAAGFTLTLMSINGIYACIIIAIITFLFSYSGVLMGRSSSVWLGNKAEIFGGVVLIFLGFKVLI is encoded by the coding sequence ATGATTGAAATAATATTCCTCGCAATAGCCTTGAGCATGGATGCATTTGCAGTGTCCTTAACAATCGGCGTTAGCAATCCAAAGCAAATTCAAAAAATGGCGCTTTTAGCGGGTTTATACTTCGGCATTGCCCAAGGCTTAATGCCCTTGTTTGGCTATCTGGGAGGCGTTGCAATATTCGGATGGCTTGGTGAGTATACGCAATGGATAGCGTTTATCTTACTGCTTATTATTGGTATCAAAATGGTATACGAAGCGCTTACATCTCCACCCGAAAAAGGCGTAACATCGAAAAAATACTCACACCATGCATTATTGATGCTTGCAATTGCGACTAGCATCGACGCACTCGCTGCAGGTTTCACTTTAACCTTGATGAGTATAAACGGCATTTATGCCTGCATTATCATTGCTATTATCACATTTTTATTCAGCTACTCAGGTGTCCTTATGGGTCGGAGCTCATCCGTTTGGTTGGGTAATAAAGCTGAAATTTTTGGTGGTGTGGTGCTGATATTTTTAGGTTTTAAAGTGTTAATTTAA
- a CDS encoding DUF4350 domain-containing protein, which yields MKPLLRILLLSSTVVLTFACSDNHRLPQQADPDFQPQNTTRSFSKLNSPVVFIDEAHNNFHTANGRFSAFAKVLASDGYTVKSSTKAFTLAGLEQADILVIANALDAGRQDWTPPFRDAFDAKEVQVIKQWVSEGGSLFLIADHIPFPKAAESLSLAFGFEFSNGHVDKAIFRIDDESLAQHSITKGMKSSQQYNNGADTFNGLIEPVTKSIRQVRTFGGSAFQAPNDAKALLILGKGSTSLLPEIPFQINSETPRVSMEGWSQGAVLEVGDGRVAVFSEAMMFTSQIYIPTGEKHGLVSEGAQQNEQFLLNVMHWLSKKI from the coding sequence ATGAAACCACTTTTACGAATATTATTGCTTAGCTCTACAGTAGTGCTCACTTTTGCTTGCTCGGATAACCATAGATTGCCTCAGCAGGCCGACCCGGATTTCCAGCCTCAAAATACGACAAGAAGCTTTTCTAAACTTAACAGTCCAGTCGTATTTATTGATGAGGCTCACAATAACTTTCATACTGCGAATGGTCGATTTAGTGCATTTGCAAAAGTTCTGGCCAGCGACGGCTACACGGTTAAAAGTAGCACAAAAGCTTTTACATTAGCCGGTTTGGAACAGGCTGATATTTTGGTTATCGCCAATGCTCTTGACGCAGGCAGACAAGACTGGACACCGCCATTTCGCGACGCGTTTGATGCTAAAGAAGTTCAAGTGATTAAACAGTGGGTATCTGAAGGAGGCTCTCTATTCCTAATTGCAGACCACATACCCTTCCCAAAAGCTGCAGAGTCCTTATCCCTTGCTTTTGGCTTTGAGTTTAGCAATGGTCACGTAGATAAAGCGATCTTTCGTATTGATGATGAAAGCCTTGCTCAACACTCAATAACAAAAGGGATGAAGTCCAGTCAGCAGTATAATAATGGAGCAGATACCTTTAATGGCCTTATTGAACCCGTGACAAAATCAATAAGACAGGTACGGACATTTGGCGGTTCAGCTTTTCAAGCACCAAACGACGCCAAAGCACTATTGATTTTAGGCAAAGGTTCTACTTCACTTTTACCCGAGATACCTTTTCAGATTAATTCCGAAACTCCAAGGGTATCAATGGAGGGCTGGTCTCAGGGTGCTGTATTAGAAGTTGGTGACGGTCGAGTTGCAGTGTTCTCCGAGGCCATGATGTTTACCTCACAAATCTATATTCCTACTGGAGAAAAACATGGATTGGTATCGGAAGGTGCCCAGCAGAATGAGCAGTTCTTACTTAATGTTATGCATTGGCTGAGCAAGAAGATTTAG
- a CDS encoding YceI family protein has protein sequence MIGKLKSLLLVSTAMLSVNTMANTTYTIDPTHTSVIATWNHFGFSNPTAAFSDVSGSITYDADKPSASTISVSIPVKTVDTFVPKLTDEFMAEAYFDVSTYPTATFESTKVTSTGENTYDVAGRLTIKGTTKLVVFKATLNGKGPHPMTQKAAIGFDASTTIKRSDFGIDQYVPNVSDEVTLTITTEAQAN, from the coding sequence ATGATCGGCAAATTAAAATCGCTTCTACTCGTTTCTACCGCAATGCTTAGTGTCAATACTATGGCAAATACTACTTATACCATTGACCCGACGCACACTTCCGTTATTGCTACTTGGAATCATTTCGGTTTTTCTAATCCAACGGCCGCGTTTTCTGATGTATCGGGTTCTATTACTTATGACGCAGACAAGCCTTCCGCATCAACTATCTCCGTATCAATCCCTGTAAAAACAGTCGATACTTTTGTTCCTAAACTAACTGATGAGTTTATGGCTGAAGCGTACTTTGATGTCAGCACTTATCCAACAGCAACTTTTGAGAGCACTAAAGTTACCTCAACTGGTGAAAATACCTATGATGTTGCAGGTAGGCTAACCATAAAGGGAACCACGAAGCTCGTAGTGTTTAAAGCAACGTTGAACGGTAAAGGCCCGCATCCGATGACTCAAAAAGCAGCAATTGGCTTTGACGCAAGTACAACAATCAAACGTTCTGACTTTGGGATAGACCAGTATGTACCAAATGTTAGCGATGAAGTAACGTTGACCATCACTACTGAAGCGCAAGCAAACTAA
- the leuD gene encoding 3-isopropylmalate dehydratase small subunit has protein sequence MFTTIKGSAISLLESDINTDDILPKQFMKSITQKGLKRGLFYNRRYSQSGEQESDSIFDKAPYDKAKVIVSGANFGCGSSREHAVWAIKDFGVDCVIAESFADIFFNNAIKNNLLLIKVNAAFLTKYREYYQGGCEDLTIDLVEQTISADLLGKHDFDIPKYLKERLINGLDEISDTQRYMNQILTYEAKRNLN, from the coding sequence ATGTTTACTACAATTAAAGGATCGGCTATTTCTTTATTAGAATCTGATATCAATACTGACGATATATTACCTAAGCAGTTCATGAAATCGATTACCCAAAAGGGTTTAAAGAGAGGCTTATTTTATAACAGGCGATACTCTCAAAGTGGCGAGCAGGAGAGTGATTCAATTTTTGATAAAGCGCCGTATGACAAAGCTAAAGTGATCGTTTCAGGAGCTAACTTTGGCTGTGGCTCATCTCGTGAACATGCTGTTTGGGCCATCAAAGACTTTGGCGTAGACTGCGTAATAGCCGAAAGTTTTGCCGATATTTTTTTTAATAACGCGATAAAAAATAATCTCCTCCTGATTAAGGTAAACGCCGCGTTTCTTACAAAGTACCGAGAGTATTACCAAGGTGGTTGTGAGGATCTAACGATTGACTTAGTTGAGCAAACCATCAGTGCTGATTTACTTGGTAAACATGACTTCGATATACCAAAATACCTGAAAGAAAGATTGATTAATGGCCTTGACGAAATTTCAGATACCCAGAGATACATGAATCAAATACTTACTTATGAAGCTAAACGTAACTTAAATTAA
- the leuC gene encoding 3-isopropylmalate dehydratase large subunit: MMKTLLDKIWGLHAVCELPNDETLLYIDTHLIHEVTSPQAFSGLRDKNRTVFRPQNTFAVVDHNVPTVNQSLGIQNISDDDSRIQITTLESNRKEFNIPGYSMGDKENGIVHIVAPERGLTLPGMTIVCGDSHTSTHGAFGALGFGIGTTEVEHVLATQTLRIKKPKSLKITLTGEPSTWTSAKDVALHVIATIGASGGVGYVIEYCGDYITALSMEGRMTLCNMAIEAGARSGMVAVDQTTIDYLNKTANANAKYPILKSDPDAVYDKLVVIDIDGLEPRVTWGTSPDQVCGIHDRIPALASDSTKAEELKYKRVLEYMGMYSGEELLSMTIHKVFLGSCTNSRIEDLRLAASILKGKRIKVGLSMMVVPGSGAVARLAEEEGLKDIFVKAGCDWREPGCSMCLAMNEDKLLPEERCASTSNRNFEGRQGRGGRTHLVSPAVAAATAIKGRIAHPMEVL; encoded by the coding sequence ATTATGAAAACCTTGCTTGATAAAATTTGGGGTTTGCATGCAGTGTGTGAACTTCCTAACGATGAAACGCTGCTTTATATCGATACGCATTTGATTCATGAGGTTACATCTCCTCAAGCTTTTTCAGGACTGCGCGATAAAAATCGCACCGTATTCAGACCACAAAATACCTTCGCCGTTGTCGATCACAACGTGCCAACAGTCAACCAGTCGTTGGGTATCCAAAATATCTCTGACGATGATTCTCGTATTCAGATAACCACACTCGAAAGTAACCGCAAAGAATTTAATATTCCCGGCTATTCTATGGGTGACAAGGAAAATGGCATCGTACACATTGTTGCGCCTGAGCGCGGCTTAACGTTGCCTGGTATGACAATTGTTTGTGGTGACAGCCATACTAGTACCCATGGCGCATTTGGTGCATTGGGTTTTGGTATTGGTACAACGGAAGTAGAGCATGTATTAGCAACCCAAACATTAAGAATAAAAAAGCCTAAATCTTTGAAAATAACGTTAACCGGTGAACCGTCAACATGGACGTCCGCAAAGGATGTTGCGCTACATGTGATCGCAACCATTGGTGCAAGTGGCGGAGTGGGTTACGTTATTGAATACTGCGGCGACTATATTACGGCGTTATCAATGGAAGGCAGGATGACTCTTTGTAATATGGCAATCGAAGCTGGCGCTAGGTCTGGCATGGTAGCTGTAGATCAGACAACCATAGATTACTTAAACAAAACAGCAAACGCTAATGCTAAATACCCCATCTTAAAGTCTGACCCAGATGCCGTTTATGATAAATTGGTAGTGATAGACATTGATGGTTTAGAGCCAAGAGTGACTTGGGGAACAAGTCCAGATCAAGTATGCGGAATTCATGATCGAATCCCGGCACTGGCTAGTGATTCGACAAAAGCTGAAGAGCTGAAATATAAGCGAGTTCTAGAATATATGGGTATGTATTCTGGTGAGGAGCTTTTATCTATGACAATCCATAAGGTTTTTCTCGGTTCTTGTACAAATTCAAGAATTGAGGACTTGCGCCTAGCCGCATCAATTTTGAAAGGGAAACGGATCAAAGTAGGTTTATCAATGATGGTTGTTCCCGGCTCCGGTGCAGTCGCAAGACTTGCAGAGGAAGAGGGTTTAAAAGACATTTTTGTGAAAGCGGGATGTGATTGGAGAGAACCTGGCTGTTCAATGTGCCTTGCTATGAACGAGGATAAACTGTTACCTGAAGAGCGTTGCGCGTCTACATCAAACAGAAATTTTGAAGGTCGACAAGGAAGAGGAGGCCGTACTCATCTTGTATCGCCGGCTGTCGCTGCAGCCACAGCAATAAAGGGACGAATTGCTCATCCAATGGAGGTTCTGTAA
- the wrbA gene encoding NAD(P)H:quinone oxidoreductase, which produces MTKTLILYYSTYGHIEALANAIAEGVTSVENSEVVIKRVPELMSDEVAKQAGAKLDQSAPIATVEELPEYDAIIIGTPTRYGRMAAQMANFLDQTGGLWFQDALVGKVGSVFTSTASQHGGQETTLISTIVNLMHLGMTIVGTPYTEKRLVNIDEVSGGTPYGASTIAGGDGSRMPSENELEIAKSQGRHVASVTRAIKRGQ; this is translated from the coding sequence ATGACCAAAACTCTTATTTTATACTACTCAACATATGGGCATATCGAAGCATTGGCGAACGCAATTGCCGAGGGTGTTACTTCTGTTGAAAATAGCGAAGTTGTTATTAAGCGAGTTCCTGAACTTATGTCGGACGAAGTGGCTAAGCAAGCTGGAGCAAAGCTTGACCAAAGTGCACCGATTGCAACCGTTGAAGAACTCCCTGAATATGATGCAATTATTATTGGTACGCCTACTCGTTATGGTCGTATGGCTGCACAAATGGCAAATTTCCTTGATCAAACTGGTGGTCTTTGGTTCCAAGATGCATTGGTCGGCAAAGTGGGAAGCGTATTTACTTCTACCGCCAGCCAGCACGGTGGTCAGGAAACTACACTGATCTCAACTATTGTGAATCTCATGCACTTAGGAATGACGATTGTTGGTACTCCTTACACAGAGAAAAGACTCGTTAATATTGATGAGGTTTCCGGTGGAACGCCTTATGGTGCGTCTACGATCGCCGGTGGCGACGGTAGCCGAATGCCTTCTGAAAACGAATTAGAAATAGCTAAAAGTCAGGGGCGCCATGTTGCTTCGGTAACTCGCGCAATAAAACGCGGACAGTAA
- a CDS encoding citryl-CoA lyase: MRIGKQDKAHSAICTSTAENITVRGHDLVEDIMGKMDFTSYFWLLVCGDVPNEKQKFFANVVLTAIAEHGLVPSVVAARMTLAAAPEAFQGAVAAGLNGCGSVVLGSAEIAGQFLHEIVANEEQYGSIDESAKASLNKLKAAREKVPGFGHPLHSTGDPRANRILKLAYEHQVDGKYIAASKAIEKYVPEIMNRQLPVNVNGAIPAVMLDVGFPLGALKGISLLARTASLVGHLQEETENPIGFILSGKAAESISYNGVEPKHK; this comes from the coding sequence ATGAGAATAGGTAAGCAAGACAAGGCTCACTCTGCCATTTGCACCTCAACTGCCGAAAATATTACGGTCAGGGGACATGATCTGGTCGAAGATATCATGGGCAAAATGGACTTCACTTCATATTTTTGGCTTCTGGTTTGTGGTGATGTGCCAAATGAAAAGCAAAAATTCTTTGCTAATGTAGTATTAACCGCGATAGCGGAGCATGGTCTTGTACCAAGTGTTGTCGCAGCGAGAATGACTCTTGCCGCAGCGCCCGAAGCTTTTCAAGGAGCAGTTGCTGCCGGTTTGAACGGCTGTGGTTCAGTCGTGTTAGGTAGCGCGGAAATCGCCGGCCAGTTTTTACACGAGATAGTAGCAAATGAAGAACAGTACGGTTCGATTGATGAATCTGCAAAGGCGTCTCTCAACAAATTGAAAGCTGCTAGGGAAAAAGTACCAGGATTCGGTCATCCGCTTCACTCTACCGGCGACCCTAGAGCGAACAGAATACTCAAATTGGCTTACGAACATCAAGTTGACGGGAAATATATTGCAGCATCGAAGGCAATTGAAAAATATGTACCAGAGATAATGAATAGACAGCTACCGGTGAATGTAAACGGAGCGATTCCTGCGGTAATGCTTGATGTAGGATTCCCACTTGGCGCGCTGAAAGGAATATCTTTATTAGCGAGAACAGCAAGTTTAGTAGGGCACTTACAAGAAGAAACAGAAAATCCAATCGGCTTTATTCTTTCCGGCAAAGCTGCAGAAAGTATCAGCTACAACGGTGTAGAACCAAAACACAAATAA
- a CDS encoding CaiB/BaiF CoA transferase family protein gives MASILSDVKVLEMGTFITGPACGMFLADMGADVIKIERPDSGDPFRAFKGELYSPHFQTYNRNKRSIELDTRQQKDLEYFDELIKDADVFIENFRPGVAKKLNIDAERLRAINPKLIYCSISGFGSDGPDAMKPAFDTVAQAATGFLRLLLNPKNPRVVGPAIADAITGFYASQGALAALYSREKTGQGKLVEISMFEAMSHFNLDDFTHYFSAGQIMGPESRPNVSQSYVFECQDAEWIALHMSSPEKFWSGLANAVGEPDMLSRPEFSSRESRIDNYDKVLAHLKPIFLSKPLEYWCNRLIEIEVPHSPVYNSKDALETPQAKHMQMLVEAPHPVLGKYKTVRPPLRFDGEITTSVTAPPLLGEHNGERFR, from the coding sequence GTGGCAAGCATATTATCTGATGTTAAAGTTCTAGAGATGGGCACCTTTATTACCGGACCCGCATGCGGTATGTTTTTAGCTGACATGGGAGCTGACGTTATAAAAATTGAACGTCCAGATTCAGGGGATCCCTTTCGAGCATTTAAAGGTGAGCTATATAGTCCCCACTTTCAAACATATAATAGAAACAAACGAAGCATAGAGCTCGATACTAGGCAGCAAAAAGACCTAGAATATTTTGATGAGCTAATAAAAGATGCTGATGTTTTCATCGAAAACTTTAGGCCTGGCGTTGCTAAAAAATTAAATATTGATGCAGAACGTTTGCGAGCTATCAATCCAAAACTTATTTACTGTTCGATTTCTGGGTTTGGTTCTGATGGTCCGGACGCAATGAAGCCCGCTTTTGATACCGTAGCGCAAGCAGCAACTGGATTCTTAAGATTACTACTTAATCCAAAAAACCCGAGAGTTGTTGGCCCAGCGATTGCTGATGCAATAACTGGATTTTACGCTTCGCAAGGTGCACTTGCCGCTTTATATAGCAGAGAAAAAACGGGGCAGGGTAAACTTGTTGAAATTTCAATGTTCGAAGCAATGAGTCATTTTAATCTAGATGATTTCACTCATTATTTTTCTGCAGGTCAAATAATGGGACCGGAGAGCCGGCCAAATGTATCCCAATCTTATGTTTTTGAATGTCAAGACGCCGAATGGATTGCGTTACATATGTCTTCACCCGAGAAGTTTTGGTCTGGTTTAGCTAATGCAGTTGGTGAGCCTGATATGTTATCAAGACCCGAGTTTAGCTCACGGGAATCGAGGATAGACAACTATGATAAAGTACTCGCTCATTTAAAGCCCATCTTTCTCAGCAAGCCTTTGGAGTATTGGTGTAATAGACTAATAGAAATAGAAGTTCCACATTCACCTGTGTATAACTCCAAGGATGCCTTAGAGACACCGCAAGCTAAACACATGCAAATGCTTGTCGAAGCGCCACATCCTGTCTTGGGTAAATACAAAACAGTAAGACCACCTTTACGTTTTGACGGTGAAATAACCACTTCTGTAACTGCTCCGCCTTTACTTGGAGAACATAATGGAGAACGTTTTCGATAA
- a CDS encoding IclR family transcriptional regulator domain-containing protein, with protein MSTIEKDPEYLHTLERGLTVLRVFDQSRPEMQLSEVAVATGLSPAVARRCLNTLVKLGYVGKVGRKFLLKPEVLVFGSAFLASASIDTVVSEHLQRLRDETGDSASMTVLSGSDILYLAHITTQRHIRLNAGIGTRFPAHATSMGKVLLAHQKTDTLENYLATAQLDRLTDQTITNPDTLRDKLKIVREQGYASSLNELDYGLVSTAVPIFDESGNILAAINCSTGSSRIAQEEMVRTRLPILLNAARDIQFSLSKWPILRHALLGN; from the coding sequence GTGTCAACAATAGAAAAAGATCCAGAGTATCTGCATACCTTGGAGCGAGGCCTAACGGTGCTTCGAGTATTCGATCAATCTCGACCAGAGATGCAGCTTAGCGAAGTTGCAGTTGCTACGGGGTTAAGCCCCGCGGTGGCTCGAAGATGCTTAAATACTTTGGTTAAGCTTGGTTACGTTGGCAAAGTAGGAAGAAAGTTCTTACTCAAGCCCGAAGTATTAGTATTCGGTTCTGCGTTTTTAGCATCTGCAAGCATCGACACGGTTGTCAGTGAGCATTTGCAAAGGCTTAGAGATGAGACTGGCGATAGTGCTTCTATGACGGTATTATCAGGCTCTGATATCTTATACTTAGCGCATATAACCACGCAGCGTCATATACGCTTGAATGCTGGCATTGGAACTCGATTTCCCGCACACGCTACATCCATGGGTAAAGTGTTATTAGCGCATCAGAAAACCGATACGCTAGAAAACTATTTGGCAACAGCGCAATTAGATAGACTAACCGACCAAACCATTACTAACCCAGACACACTGCGCGATAAACTTAAAATAGTCAGAGAACAAGGATACGCGTCTTCGCTTAACGAATTAGACTATGGTCTTGTTTCAACCGCAGTTCCTATCTTTGATGAGTCGGGAAATATACTAGCCGCTATAAACTGCTCCACGGGTTCCTCGCGGATCGCACAAGAAGAAATGGTGAGAACGAGACTGCCGATTTTACTTAATGCAGCAAGAGATATTCAGTTTTCCTTGAGTAAGTGGCCAATTCTTCGACACGCATTACTCGGCAACTAA